In Deltaproteobacteria bacterium, one DNA window encodes the following:
- a CDS encoding ubiquinol-cytochrome c reductase iron-sulfur subunit — MTDACDASRRRFLKQLTFTLGGMIAAGLMVPGGAYFLSPLWGSREEDWIEIADAKSIPLGEPVKIDFIHRQKDGWATIEGRASVWVVTTDGEHFTAYDPRCTHLGCPYRWDASQRAFLCPCHTAIFNLEGTVLSGPAPRPLDRYPTTVTDGKLQIRPVLAEHGDA; from the coding sequence ATGACGGACGCGTGCGACGCAAGCCGGCGTCGATTTCTCAAACAATTGACCTTCACGCTGGGCGGCATGATTGCGGCCGGTCTCATGGTCCCGGGCGGCGCCTATTTTCTCTCGCCGTTATGGGGCAGTCGCGAGGAAGACTGGATCGAGATCGCCGATGCCAAGTCGATTCCCCTCGGCGAACCAGTCAAGATCGACTTCATCCATCGGCAAAAAGACGGCTGGGCCACGATTGAAGGTCGCGCCAGCGTCTGGGTGGTCACGACCGACGGCGAACACTTCACGGCCTACGATCCGCGCTGTACGCACTTGGGCTGTCCCTACCGTTGGGATGCCTCCCAACGCGCGTTTCTCTGCCCGTGTCACACCGCCATCTTCAATCTGGAAGGCACAGTCTTGTCCGGCCCCGCGCCGCGCCCGCTCGATCGTTATCCTACGACCGTGACGGACGGAAAACTGCAGATCCGCCCCGTATTAGCGGAACATGGAGACGCCTGA
- a CDS encoding putative DNA binding domain-containing protein, which translates to MRLSITRKKLTRLLRQGEGANLEFKRSTGELKEGMRTLCAFLNGSGGTVFFGIRPDGWAAGQQVSDQTLREIAQALDRFEPPVTLPIERLPMEQGGEVLMLRVAGMSDSIPFTFEGRPYERVGSTTRKMSQQQYEQLLFERAHSKRRWENQPADEMTLKDIDRDEVFRIVGIARSVGRLVGPMGRNLPDVLDRLGLRTDGHILRAAVVLFGKTFLPDYPQCELRLARFRGTDKAEFLDQRLVRGPAFKLLEEAEIFCQRHFPMPAKIIPGRMRRVEQSLIPPDAMREILVNAFIHRDYAIAGGAVSLAIFDDRVEVWSAGGFPKGITPESLTQEHLSVQRNPLIADVFNRTGLIEKWGRGTNRVIAMCQEVGMAAPIFAEITGAAVVTFRVSVGSTQPVTPQVTPQVTPQVTAVLAAVAREPQSREQLQKAARIKDREHFRKAYIEPLLSAGWLERTLPDKPHSRLQQYRLTDAGRKMLRPTSST; encoded by the coding sequence ATGAGGTTGTCCATCACCAGGAAGAAATTGACTCGCCTGCTTCGTCAAGGAGAGGGCGCGAATTTGGAGTTCAAGCGTTCGACCGGCGAGTTGAAGGAGGGCATGCGCACACTGTGTGCCTTCCTGAATGGTTCCGGCGGGACGGTGTTCTTCGGCATCCGACCCGACGGTTGGGCCGCAGGGCAACAGGTCTCCGATCAAACGCTCCGCGAGATCGCCCAAGCACTTGACCGATTCGAACCGCCCGTCACCCTTCCGATTGAACGGCTTCCGATGGAACAGGGCGGGGAGGTCCTCATGCTCCGTGTGGCGGGGATGTCGGATTCCATCCCTTTCACCTTCGAGGGGCGTCCCTACGAGCGGGTCGGCAGCACTACGCGCAAGATGTCGCAGCAGCAGTACGAGCAATTGCTCTTCGAGCGTGCGCACAGCAAACGGCGTTGGGAGAATCAGCCCGCCGACGAAATGACCCTCAAGGACATCGATCGCGATGAAGTCTTCCGCATCGTAGGCATTGCCCGCTCCGTTGGGCGTCTGGTCGGCCCCATGGGCCGGAACCTTCCCGATGTGCTGGACCGGTTGGGTCTCCGCACGGATGGGCACATCCTCCGTGCCGCCGTGGTCCTTTTCGGTAAAACGTTCCTTCCGGATTACCCACAGTGCGAATTGCGCCTGGCTCGTTTCCGGGGGACGGACAAGGCTGAGTTCCTCGATCAACGTCTGGTGCGCGGTCCCGCCTTCAAGTTGCTGGAGGAGGCAGAGATCTTTTGTCAGCGCCATTTCCCGATGCCGGCGAAGATCATTCCCGGCCGGATGCGGCGCGTGGAACAGTCGCTCATCCCGCCGGATGCCATGCGGGAAATCCTGGTCAATGCGTTTATCCACCGGGACTATGCCATCGCCGGGGGCGCGGTTTCGCTGGCGATCTTCGACGATCGTGTGGAGGTGTGGAGCGCGGGAGGTTTCCCCAAAGGCATTACGCCGGAATCCCTGACCCAAGAGCATCTCTCGGTCCAACGAAACCCATTGATCGCGGATGTTTTCAACCGCACCGGGTTGATTGAAAAATGGGGACGCGGAACGAACCGCGTCATCGCCATGTGTCAGGAGGTCGGGATGGCCGCGCCGATCTTTGCGGAGATCACCGGCGCGGCGGTTGTCACTTTCCGAGTGTCGGTCGGATCGACTCAACCAGTCACCCCGCAAGTCACCCCGCAAGTCACCCCGCAAGTCACGGCCGTGTTGGCAGCGGTCGCGCGGGAGCCGCAATCGCGGGAGCAGCTCCAAAAGGCCGCACGCATCAAGGATCGGGAACACTTCCGCAAGGCGTATATAGAGCCTTTGCTGTCCGCCGGTTGGCTCGAAAGGACCCTCCCCGACAAACCCCACAGCCGATTGCAACAGTACCGACTGACGGACGCCGGCAGAAAAATGCTCAGACCCACATCCTCCACCTAA
- a CDS encoding c-type cytochrome, producing the protein MSDERAAWKTRVRERYEQLKKLGRPFFPDIIAKDAIAATVLFCVLIALAHFVGVELAGVADPTDTTYNPRPEWYFLFLFQALKFFPGAWEPVAAIILPTLCLVFLFCLPWIDRGPNRHPFDRPILTLLGIGAVAGFVTLTVLGMSSPLLNPVVQQDPTIAAGKQLYDALRCNYCHSINGRGGLLAPDLSTVGARRDGVWLAQHFTDPQQATPGSLMPRMHLLPEEVATLAAYMQSLGGEGPFSAQAPARFAEHCGSCHRLDGQGGDLGPDLSTVHTYRDKAYLLQYLSDPTALNKSATMPGFRDTLSAAELEDLARYLLSTQRQVAQ; encoded by the coding sequence ATGAGTGACGAACGCGCCGCATGGAAAACTCGTGTCCGGGAACGTTACGAGCAACTGAAGAAACTCGGTCGCCCGTTTTTTCCGGACATCATCGCCAAAGACGCGATCGCGGCCACAGTGCTGTTTTGCGTGCTCATCGCACTGGCCCACTTCGTCGGCGTGGAATTGGCGGGCGTCGCCGATCCGACCGACACCACGTACAATCCGCGCCCGGAATGGTATTTCCTCTTTCTCTTCCAAGCGCTGAAGTTTTTTCCGGGCGCATGGGAACCGGTCGCGGCGATCATCCTGCCGACACTCTGTCTCGTTTTTCTCTTCTGTCTCCCGTGGATCGATCGCGGCCCGAACCGCCACCCGTTCGACCGCCCCATCCTGACACTGCTCGGAATCGGCGCCGTTGCCGGTTTCGTCACGCTGACCGTGCTCGGCATGAGTTCGCCGCTGCTGAATCCCGTCGTTCAACAAGATCCGACAATTGCGGCCGGCAAACAATTGTACGATGCGCTGCGCTGCAATTACTGCCACAGCATTAACGGACGCGGCGGGCTGCTGGCGCCCGACCTCAGCACCGTCGGCGCACGCCGCGACGGCGTATGGCTCGCCCAACATTTCACCGATCCGCAACAGGCCACGCCCGGTTCGCTGATGCCGCGCATGCACCTACTCCCCGAAGAAGTGGCCACGCTCGCGGCCTACATGCAATCGCTCGGCGGCGAGGGGCCATTCTCGGCGCAAGCCCCGGCCCGCTTCGCGGAACACTGCGGCAGCTGCCACCGCCTCGACGGCCAAGGCGGCGATCTAGGCCCCGACCTGAGCACGGTCCACACCTATCGCGATAAGGCGTATCTCCTCCAGTATCTCAGCGACCCCACGGCGCTCAACAAATCCGCCACCATGCCGGGATTCCGCGACACCTTGAGCGCTGCAGAACTCGAAGACTTGGCCCGCTATCTCCTCTCCACGCAACGCCAAGTCGCCCAGTAA
- a CDS encoding cytochrome d ubiquinol oxidase subunit II has translation MADPGTAAVVVALIIVVALTVYLLTGGADFGGGAVWLVARGPHAAALRELVLKAIGPIWEAHHVWLIVVVVLLFVCFPLVFATLTTALHIPLTLVLIGIVLRGAAFVFRAYGLPRAEFRQRWEVIFAVASLMTPLMLGVTLGAVTSGRIRVDPVTGGVVADYVTTWWQPFPWAVGLLLVGLCMYLAVVYLLHETAEPALREVLRRIGVVVGIDVGLFAWLAAYLAADGAPQLYHGLMHARWSLGFQFVTGGVAVGALVALWQRRYAVARVVVVAQAVCMVGGWAASQFPWLIVPDLTIANSAAPANVLQSVLWVLGGGAVLLGPAFGYLYYLFKWQREQYDGRTREGGRAGAAPPPSRSIL, from the coding sequence ATGGCTGATCCCGGCACGGCCGCCGTGGTCGTGGCGCTGATCATCGTCGTGGCGTTGACGGTCTATCTGCTGACCGGCGGCGCCGACTTCGGCGGTGGCGCAGTATGGTTAGTGGCGCGTGGTCCGCACGCAGCGGCGCTGCGGGAATTAGTGTTGAAGGCGATCGGACCGATTTGGGAGGCGCATCATGTCTGGCTGATCGTCGTTGTCGTCTTGCTCTTCGTCTGTTTCCCGTTGGTCTTTGCCACGCTGACGACGGCGCTGCATATTCCGCTGACGCTGGTGTTAATCGGGATCGTGTTGCGCGGGGCCGCGTTTGTCTTTCGTGCCTATGGCTTGCCACGCGCTGAATTCCGGCAGCGCTGGGAAGTGATTTTTGCCGTGGCCAGTCTGATGACGCCGCTGATGCTCGGCGTGACATTGGGCGCCGTCACCTCCGGGAGGATCCGCGTCGATCCGGTTACGGGCGGCGTTGTGGCCGACTACGTGACCACGTGGTGGCAACCGTTCCCGTGGGCGGTGGGTCTGCTGTTGGTCGGCCTCTGTATGTATTTGGCGGTCGTCTATCTGCTGCACGAAACTGCGGAGCCGGCTTTGCGCGAGGTGTTGCGGCGCATCGGTGTGGTGGTCGGGATTGATGTGGGGCTGTTCGCATGGCTGGCCGCATATCTGGCGGCGGATGGGGCGCCGCAGTTGTATCACGGGTTAATGCACGCGCGTTGGAGTCTCGGGTTTCAGTTCGTGACCGGCGGCGTGGCCGTCGGCGCGCTCGTTGCGTTGTGGCAGCGGCGCTATGCAGTAGCGCGGGTGGTCGTAGTGGCGCAGGCCGTGTGCATGGTCGGTGGGTGGGCGGCCAGTCAATTTCCGTGGCTGATCGTTCCCGACCTGACGATCGCCAACAGCGCCGCGCCGGCCAACGTGCTCCAATCGGTACTCTGGGTCTTAGGCGGAGGCGCCGTGCTGCTCGGTCCCGCGTTTGGATATCTGTACTATCTGTTCAAATGGCAGCGGGAGCAGTACGACGGGCGTACGCGTGAAGGGGGCCGCGCCGGTGCGGCGCCGCCCCCTTCGCGGAGTATCCTCTAG
- a CDS encoding TIGR02147 family protein, whose product MNDALSSQAPEITAYTDYIRYLADLVAYKKQHSGFSLRVFCRKSGFRSPNYLKWVLDGVRPIALKSVHKFAAGLSLDARETEYFALLVQFREARDPAAQRHAYEQMLPAQRRRAGTQTADAYQYLSRWYLVALRELVAAPDFRDDPAWIRDRLGREITGAEIKQGFETLERLGLLRRTANGRRQQTAADLRTALEVHSVAAFNYHTEMLEQAARVLTQRPAAERDYQSLVALVDGETVALLKQQCAAFQQSLVALLQARERTTKQARGRKELYAFNIQLFPLGNPMKPKEVL is encoded by the coding sequence ATGAACGACGCACTCAGCAGCCAGGCGCCCGAGATTACGGCCTATACCGATTACATCCGTTATCTGGCCGATCTTGTAGCTTATAAGAAGCAGCACAGCGGTTTCTCGCTCCGCGTCTTCTGCCGCAAATCGGGTTTCCGTTCCCCGAATTATCTGAAGTGGGTGCTCGACGGCGTACGACCGATCGCACTCAAGAGTGTCCACAAATTCGCGGCGGGATTATCGCTCGACGCCCGTGAGACCGAATACTTCGCACTGTTGGTCCAATTTCGGGAGGCGCGCGATCCGGCGGCGCAGCGTCATGCGTATGAGCAGATGCTCCCGGCACAGCGGCGCCGTGCCGGGACACAGACGGCGGACGCGTATCAATACTTAAGTCGCTGGTATTTAGTGGCCTTGCGCGAGCTGGTCGCTGCGCCGGACTTCCGCGACGACCCCGCGTGGATCCGCGACCGACTGGGCCGCGAGATCACGGGCGCCGAGATCAAGCAAGGCTTCGAGACGTTGGAACGACTGGGCCTGCTCCGCCGCACGGCGAACGGTCGCCGGCAACAGACTGCGGCCGATCTGCGGACCGCGCTCGAAGTGCACTCCGTGGCGGCGTTTAATTATCACACCGAGATGTTGGAACAAGCGGCACGCGTGTTGACCCAACGGCCGGCGGCGGAGCGCGATTACCAATCGCTCGTCGCGCTGGTCGACGGCGAAACCGTGGCACTGCTCAAGCAACAGTGTGCGGCGTTTCAACAATCGCTCGTCGCCCTACTGCAAGCCCGCGAACGCACGACCAAACAGGCGCGCGGACGCAAAGAACTGTACGCCTTTAACATCCAACTCTTTCCGTTGGGGAACCCCATGAAACCCAAGGAGGTCTTATGA
- a CDS encoding short-chain dehydrogenase, translating to MDLRGKRVMIFGGAGLVGRAIARRIAGEGIRDLILAGLTEREAAEAADALRTRCPTLAVQHCWGNLFVRHALKDIPPGALLADPTHRTTLIHDLTNPFSREILTGSTIFQLLNHYRPDVLIDAVNTATGIAYQNIFGTAFEAAQAIGTANRDETTDILQRLLCTLYTPQLIRHVQILRHALVEHHTQFYLKIGTCGTGGMGLNIPYTHSEDKPSQMLLAKAALAGAHSQLLFLMARTPGGPIIKELKPAAAIAWKRIGVGPISKGGRTILLEATTRDDAVLLRGTLQKRAAHPPRYLQADGRPKVLIAPHIDTGENGLFALGEFETLTEEGQMEFITPEEIAQCAVWEILGRNTGHDIVAALDNSTLGPTYRAGQLRQQALDELNRLVSASGLESIAFEQLGPPRLSKLLYEGHLLQRRYHTFEAVLAAGPAELAHAIESDLFADEAFRARIVSIGIPILLADGQQLLRGQTMAVPTDPPGRHDTPLAITPEAIDRWAHDGWIDLRAPNWGHWQNRLRKILADLAAIPPNETSSALSRGRHYWGTADGVHPIAPAKLASWIFIHEEHGSRMKG from the coding sequence ATGGATCTACGCGGCAAACGAGTGATGATCTTCGGCGGGGCCGGTCTGGTCGGACGCGCGATTGCGCGGCGGATCGCCGGCGAAGGCATTCGTGACCTGATCCTGGCCGGACTCACGGAACGCGAGGCCGCCGAAGCGGCGGATGCGCTGCGCACGCGATGTCCCACCCTGGCCGTTCAACACTGTTGGGGAAATCTCTTCGTCCGCCACGCGCTGAAAGACATCCCGCCCGGCGCGCTATTGGCCGATCCGACGCATCGCACCACGCTGATCCACGATCTAACCAACCCTTTCAGCCGCGAGATCCTCACCGGCTCCACGATCTTCCAGTTGCTGAACCACTATCGACCGGATGTCTTGATCGACGCCGTTAACACCGCCACCGGCATCGCGTACCAGAACATCTTCGGCACCGCGTTCGAAGCGGCGCAAGCGATCGGCACCGCGAACCGCGACGAAACGACCGACATCCTACAACGGCTGCTATGCACTCTCTACACCCCGCAACTGATCCGCCACGTGCAGATTCTCCGCCACGCGCTCGTCGAACATCACACCCAATTTTATCTGAAGATCGGGACCTGCGGCACCGGTGGGATGGGCTTAAATATTCCCTATACGCATAGCGAAGACAAACCATCGCAGATGTTACTGGCGAAGGCTGCGTTGGCCGGAGCCCACTCGCAACTGTTGTTCCTGATGGCCCGCACCCCGGGCGGCCCGATCATTAAAGAACTGAAACCCGCCGCCGCGATCGCGTGGAAGCGGATCGGCGTCGGACCGATCAGCAAAGGCGGTCGCACGATCTTGCTGGAAGCCACCACACGCGACGACGCCGTTCTACTGCGCGGCACGTTGCAGAAGCGCGCCGCCCATCCGCCGCGCTATCTGCAAGCGGACGGACGGCCCAAGGTCTTGATCGCGCCCCATATCGACACCGGCGAAAACGGCCTCTTCGCGCTCGGCGAATTCGAGACACTCACCGAAGAAGGCCAAATGGAATTCATCACGCCGGAAGAAATCGCGCAATGCGCGGTCTGGGAAATCCTCGGCCGCAACACCGGCCACGACATCGTCGCCGCGCTCGACAACTCCACGCTTGGCCCGACGTACCGTGCCGGACAATTGCGCCAACAGGCGCTGGATGAACTGAACCGCCTGGTCTCCGCATCGGGACTGGAGAGCATCGCGTTCGAACAACTCGGACCCCCGCGGCTTTCGAAACTCCTCTATGAAGGGCATTTGTTGCAGCGCCGTTACCACACGTTCGAAGCCGTGCTCGCCGCCGGCCCCGCCGAACTCGCACACGCGATCGAGTCCGACCTGTTCGCCGACGAAGCATTCCGCGCCCGCATTGTCTCGATCGGCATCCCGATCCTGCTCGCCGACGGACAACAGCTGCTGCGTGGCCAAACCATGGCCGTCCCCACCGACCCGCCCGGCCGCCACGACACACCGCTCGCAATCACCCCGGAGGCGATCGACCGCTGGGCCCACGACGGCTGGATCGACTTGCGCGCCCCCAACTGGGGACATTGGCAAAATCGGTTGCGCAAAATTCTCGCCGACCTCGCCGCCATTCCCCCCAACGAAACCTCGTCCGCCCTCTCCCGCGGCCGCCACTACTGGGGCACCGCCGATGGCGTCCACCCCATCGCCCCCGCCAAACTCGCGAGCTGGATCTTCATCCACGAAGAACACGGCAGTCGGATGAAGGGGTGA
- a CDS encoding FAD:protein FMN transferase produces the protein MTSNSSPLTRRQFLRVLSGSLCAGALGSVGLIRERLRSSFSAVRQSRPLLGTVVTITVHHPDLSQAESAIGSAFAAIEHVDRVMSLHRRDSDLNGINQAAGRAAVPVDPMLLDILGVARTVHGWSGGAYDVTCLPIMQLYGFYTQQQSGRVASRHYPSDAAVQRALDAVGLQHLNIDGSRREVGLAREGAGIDLGSIGKGYAVDRAVTALRAAGVEHGLVDAGGNVYALGVPQDAASEAADGWRVAIRNPFGTEAASCFERLSLRDAGVATSGNYEQSVVLDGRRIGHLFDATRAAPVDAYLSTTVVAATATMADALSTTTYLLGEAPSQRVKPPAQAIYFHRYAT, from the coding sequence ATGACATCGAACTCATCGCCGCTGACGCGGCGTCAATTTCTCCGAGTCCTTTCCGGTAGTTTGTGCGCCGGGGCGTTAGGGAGTGTTGGCCTAATCCGCGAACGACTTAGGTCCAGTTTTTCGGCGGTTCGTCAGAGTCGTCCGTTACTCGGGACGGTGGTGACCATCACGGTACATCATCCTGATCTGAGTCAGGCGGAATCCGCCATCGGGTCCGCGTTTGCGGCGATCGAACACGTCGATCGGGTGATGAGTCTGCATCGCCGGGACAGCGATCTGAATGGCATCAATCAAGCGGCGGGGCGGGCGGCCGTTCCGGTCGATCCGATGCTGCTCGACATTCTCGGCGTCGCGCGAACGGTGCATGGATGGAGTGGCGGCGCGTACGATGTCACGTGTTTACCGATCATGCAGTTGTACGGATTTTACACACAGCAGCAGTCTGGACGCGTGGCGTCTCGTCACTATCCCTCCGACGCCGCCGTGCAACGCGCGTTGGATGCGGTTGGGCTACAACATCTGAATATCGATGGGTCGCGGCGTGAAGTCGGCTTGGCTAGGGAAGGTGCGGGGATCGATCTCGGGTCCATCGGCAAAGGCTATGCGGTCGATCGGGCCGTCACGGCGTTGCGTGCGGCCGGCGTCGAACATGGCTTGGTCGACGCGGGCGGAAATGTTTACGCGCTCGGTGTGCCGCAAGATGCCGCGAGCGAAGCGGCGGACGGCTGGCGGGTCGCCATTCGCAATCCGTTTGGGACCGAAGCGGCTTCCTGTTTTGAACGGTTATCGCTGCGCGATGCGGGCGTTGCGACGAGCGGCAATTATGAACAATCCGTGGTACTGGATGGGCGGCGGATCGGACATCTCTTCGATGCCACGCGCGCCGCGCCGGTGGATGCGTATTTGAGCACGACGGTCGTAGCCGCGACGGCCACGATGGCTGATGCCTTGAGCACGACGACCTACCTGCTTGGTGAGGCCCCAAGCCAGCGCGTCAAACCGCCGGCCCAA
- a CDS encoding ferredoxin: MSAETDREFYVDADLCTGCNDCIKALPQHFADTGEDTAEVTNCAGADTAKVETVMKACPGKAIKWK; encoded by the coding sequence ATGAGCGCTGAAACTGATCGTGAATTCTATGTCGACGCCGATCTATGCACCGGTTGTAATGACTGCATAAAGGCCCTTCCCCAACATTTTGCCGACACCGGAGAAGACACCGCCGAAGTGACAAACTGCGCAGGCGCAGACACCGCCAAAGTCGAAACTGTGATGAAGGCCTGCCCCGGCAAGGCCATTAAATGGAAGTGA
- a CDS encoding 2-oxoacid:acceptor oxidoreductase family protein has translation MDTIREQLARHMTDHALEMRGDGRAGSGLVLTWQAFAAFALSDHALHVQEWPLFSSARKGAPTRSFLRVSRSPIEKASPITHPHLVVAMDIGVTAMVDFAEGVLPNSVVILNTGRTPEEVATQFQVSGHIFTIDGDQLALHYLKKPLGNISVLALLTELVLGWDAKRATPHLIHLLEKRRLPPSLVQRNCELFEASFGESRYVNIAAQTGANPHPAPTFRGYGDVMPGAQSNLRRSRSMHTAVYARTGFRLQFADPQNACNGCGHCIVNCPENIIDFRPDPNVGVAVTGAQVSTYCKLCRECIEVCPKQLFSEAAVSEEEWLHEVPS, from the coding sequence ATGGACACGATTCGTGAACAATTAGCTCGACACATGACCGACCACGCACTCGAAATGCGCGGCGATGGACGTGCCGGCAGCGGCTTAGTGCTCACGTGGCAGGCGTTCGCCGCATTCGCCCTCTCCGATCACGCATTACATGTCCAAGAGTGGCCGCTGTTCAGTTCCGCCCGCAAAGGGGCGCCCACGCGCAGCTTCCTCCGCGTCAGCCGCTCCCCGATCGAAAAGGCCTCGCCGATCACGCATCCGCATCTCGTCGTCGCGATGGATATCGGTGTCACGGCCATGGTCGATTTCGCGGAAGGCGTCCTGCCGAACAGCGTCGTGATCCTCAACACCGGACGCACGCCGGAAGAAGTCGCGACGCAATTTCAAGTCAGCGGACATATTTTCACCATCGACGGCGACCAGCTGGCGCTCCACTATTTAAAAAAACCGCTCGGCAATATTTCGGTGCTCGCGCTGTTGACAGAGCTCGTGCTCGGCTGGGACGCCAAACGCGCCACGCCGCACCTCATTCACTTGCTCGAAAAACGGCGACTGCCGCCATCGCTAGTGCAACGGAATTGTGAATTGTTCGAGGCCAGTTTCGGCGAATCCCGGTATGTAAACATCGCGGCACAGACGGGCGCCAATCCACACCCCGCGCCGACGTTTCGCGGCTATGGCGACGTGATGCCCGGCGCACAGTCGAATCTCCGCCGCTCTCGCAGCATGCATACCGCCGTCTACGCCCGCACCGGATTCCGCCTGCAATTCGCCGATCCGCAGAACGCCTGCAACGGCTGCGGACACTGCATCGTAAATTGCCCGGAGAACATCATCGACTTCCGCCCCGACCCGAACGTCGGCGTCGCGGTGACCGGCGCGCAAGTCAGTACGTACTGCAAACTCTGTCGGGAATGTATCGAAGTTTGTCCAAAACAACTCTTTAGCGAAGCGGCCGTTTCCGAAGAAGAGTGGCTGCACGAGGTACCCTCATGA
- a CDS encoding cytochrome b N-terminal domain-containing protein yields MWRALADWFDDRLASREIKRALFDRKIPKGVGWLYTLGSAAAFLFSLQFLTGVLLALNYAATPEYAYLSVQYVTEKVPMGHFIRGLHMWGASAMVIIVTLHMLRVYFMGAYKYPRETTWVVGVVLWLLVLGFGFTGYLLPWDQKGYWATVVGAKIAEQAPFLGTAIARLLRGGEQIGAVTLTRFYAIHVLILPALLAIGTLVHLVMVIRQGISAPPERKQQARHE; encoded by the coding sequence ATGTGGCGTGCCCTCGCCGACTGGTTCGATGACCGCCTCGCCTCGCGCGAGATCAAACGCGCGCTGTTCGATCGCAAAATTCCGAAAGGCGTCGGGTGGCTCTACACATTAGGCAGCGCTGCCGCGTTTCTCTTCTCGCTCCAGTTCCTAACCGGCGTCTTGCTCGCGCTGAATTACGCTGCAACGCCCGAATACGCATATCTCTCCGTCCAATACGTGACCGAAAAAGTCCCGATGGGCCACTTTATCCGCGGCCTCCATATGTGGGGCGCGTCCGCGATGGTGATCATCGTCACCCTGCACATGCTGCGCGTCTATTTCATGGGCGCGTACAAATATCCGCGCGAAACCACCTGGGTGGTCGGCGTCGTGTTGTGGCTGTTGGTGCTCGGCTTCGGGTTCACCGGGTATTTATTGCCGTGGGATCAGAAAGGCTATTGGGCCACGGTGGTCGGCGCAAAAATCGCGGAACAAGCGCCGTTCCTCGGTACGGCGATTGCGCGGCTGCTGCGCGGTGGCGAACAAATTGGCGCCGTCACACTGACCCGCTTCTACGCAATTCACGTGCTGATTTTGCCAGCCCTCCTCGCGATCGGCACGCTGGTCCATCTTGTCATGGTGATCCGCCAAGGGATCTCGGCCCCACCGGAGCGAAAACAGCAGGCCCGCCATGAGTGA